Proteins from one Mycobacterium adipatum genomic window:
- a CDS encoding RND family transporter, translating to MTDGSADAPSQAKRPGRRANGSTDPADTREYSERLATLARFTLRHKALVIGVWLGAAVVLALLFPQLETVVRQQSVDLIPRDAPSLQTVDRMSAAFGEEGSKTMVFVAMEDPTGLTPTARQRYGELVRRLQAEGDHVLLVQDLLADPITEAQAVSADRKAWYLPVGVTGTLGDPTAAESLNAVRDIAAEVFTGSTTTVQVTGPPATFSDMIASAEHDLLLISIATAGVIALILLIVYRSVFTALLPLLVIGLSLAVGRGVLSALGEMGMPVSQFTVAFMTAILLGAGTDYTVFLISRYHEQRRAQVPADQAIIHATASIGRVILASAATVALAFLAMVFARLSVFAALGPACAIAVLFGFLATVTLLPPVLSLAAKRGIGEPKSDRTRRYWNSVAVAVVRRPVPLLIVSLAILLALSAAAATIKISYDDRKGQPDTTASNQGYQLLDRHFRKDVVISEFLVVENPTDMRTGRGLADLDEMASRVSQIPGVTRVSGVTRPTGERLDQAELAWQNGQIGEKMAGAVAEGNSRKDDLAKLTGGADQLADGLAQLDGTVRTALAPLAGILTQAQSAGTQVNQFRPLLQQLSATAPAVDQAIQSGPGLRPLANQAQNAITQLDPLVGALNTSPWCAATPQCAQIRDQVKILVSLRDSGFFDQIADLGDRYDPATNATVGGTLSNVQNAVASLDKAFGALGDPADLATNLRRLQEGIGQLASGAQALATGVRTLADSNIEMLSGMSQIATQLQNSSRAAADSDSSSGFYLPANAFENRQFTDVAKQFLSPDGKTARFMIESSHDPYSVEAMELASRITDTANTARPNTSLADATVSVAGFPAVNSDIQRFLWADFAQLAVATIIIVGVILVLLLRALLAPLYLLGTVVLNYLASLGIGVVVFQWGLGYEIAWPVPLLAFIILVAVGADYNMLLVSRLREESGTNIRVGVLRTVANTGAVITSAGLIFAASMFGLMVGSVAIMIQAGLIIGFGLLLDTFLVRTLTVPAIATLLREASWWPSKATRTPVADTATQK from the coding sequence GTGACCGACGGCAGTGCAGATGCCCCAAGCCAGGCCAAGCGGCCTGGTCGGCGCGCCAACGGATCCACCGACCCGGCCGACACTCGCGAGTACAGCGAACGGTTGGCGACCCTGGCCCGGTTCACCCTCCGACACAAAGCGCTCGTCATCGGGGTATGGCTAGGCGCCGCGGTGGTTCTCGCGCTGCTGTTCCCACAGCTGGAAACCGTGGTGCGCCAACAGTCGGTGGACCTCATTCCTCGCGACGCCCCGTCCTTGCAGACGGTTGACCGCATGAGCGCCGCGTTCGGCGAAGAAGGCTCGAAAACCATGGTGTTCGTCGCCATGGAAGACCCCACTGGCTTGACTCCAACTGCACGGCAGCGCTACGGCGAACTCGTGCGCCGGTTGCAGGCCGAGGGCGACCACGTCCTGCTGGTGCAGGACCTGCTGGCCGATCCGATTACCGAAGCTCAGGCAGTCAGCGCCGACCGCAAAGCCTGGTATCTGCCCGTCGGTGTCACCGGCACCCTCGGAGACCCCACGGCAGCCGAATCCTTGAACGCGGTGCGCGACATCGCCGCGGAGGTGTTCACCGGATCGACCACGACCGTCCAAGTGACGGGACCACCGGCGACCTTCAGCGACATGATCGCCTCCGCCGAGCACGACCTGCTGTTGATCTCGATCGCTACCGCCGGCGTGATCGCCCTGATCTTGCTGATCGTCTACCGGTCAGTGTTCACCGCGCTGTTGCCACTGCTGGTAATCGGGTTGAGCCTGGCGGTTGGGCGCGGCGTGCTATCCGCCCTCGGCGAGATGGGCATGCCGGTCTCCCAGTTCACCGTCGCATTCATGACGGCGATCCTGCTCGGCGCCGGAACTGATTACACAGTTTTTCTGATCAGCCGGTACCACGAGCAGCGCCGCGCCCAAGTACCCGCCGATCAGGCGATCATCCACGCCACCGCCAGCATCGGGCGCGTCATCCTGGCGTCCGCCGCCACCGTGGCACTCGCGTTCTTGGCCATGGTCTTCGCGCGGCTCAGCGTCTTCGCCGCCCTGGGCCCCGCGTGTGCCATCGCCGTGCTGTTCGGATTTCTGGCGACCGTCACCCTGCTGCCACCCGTGCTGTCGCTAGCCGCCAAACGCGGCATCGGTGAACCCAAATCCGATCGCACCCGCCGCTACTGGAACAGCGTCGCCGTCGCCGTGGTCCGCCGTCCGGTGCCACTGCTGATCGTCAGCCTGGCCATCCTGCTCGCCCTGTCGGCAGCCGCTGCGACCATCAAAATCAGCTACGACGACCGCAAGGGACAACCAGACACCACGGCCAGCAACCAGGGCTACCAACTTCTGGACCGCCACTTCCGCAAGGACGTCGTCATCAGCGAGTTCCTCGTCGTAGAGAACCCGACCGACATGCGGACCGGGAGGGGGCTGGCCGATCTCGACGAGATGGCCTCTCGCGTCTCCCAGATCCCCGGCGTCACCAGGGTGTCCGGAGTCACCCGCCCCACCGGGGAGCGCCTCGACCAAGCAGAACTGGCCTGGCAGAACGGCCAGATCGGCGAGAAAATGGCCGGCGCGGTCGCCGAGGGCAACTCACGCAAGGACGACCTCGCCAAACTCACCGGCGGCGCCGACCAGCTCGCCGACGGCCTCGCCCAACTCGATGGCACGGTGCGCACCGCCCTCGCGCCACTGGCCGGAATCCTCACCCAAGCTCAATCCGCGGGAACTCAGGTCAACCAGTTCCGCCCACTGCTGCAACAACTTTCCGCCACCGCCCCCGCCGTCGACCAAGCCATCCAATCCGGCCCAGGACTGCGACCGCTGGCCAACCAGGCGCAGAACGCGATCACCCAGCTCGATCCACTCGTGGGCGCGCTCAACACCTCACCGTGGTGTGCCGCCACCCCGCAGTGCGCCCAAATTCGTGACCAGGTGAAGATTTTGGTCAGCCTGCGCGACAGCGGATTCTTCGACCAGATCGCCGACCTCGGGGACCGCTACGATCCCGCGACCAATGCCACCGTTGGTGGCACCCTCTCCAACGTCCAGAACGCAGTCGCCTCGCTGGACAAGGCATTCGGAGCCCTCGGTGACCCCGCCGACCTAGCCACCAATCTCCGCCGATTGCAGGAGGGAATCGGACAGCTCGCCTCCGGCGCTCAAGCACTCGCGACCGGTGTCCGCACCCTCGCCGACAGCAACATCGAAATGCTGTCCGGTATGAGCCAGATCGCCACCCAACTACAGAATTCCTCACGCGCAGCGGCGGACTCCGACTCCTCGAGCGGTTTCTACTTGCCCGCTAATGCATTCGAGAACCGGCAATTCACCGATGTTGCCAAGCAATTCCTCTCACCGGACGGCAAGACCGCGCGGTTCATGATCGAAAGCAGCCACGACCCTTACAGCGTCGAAGCCATGGAGCTCGCCAGCCGCATCACCGACACCGCCAACACCGCACGACCCAACACGTCGCTCGCCGACGCCACCGTATCCGTCGCCGGCTTCCCCGCCGTCAACTCCGATATCCAACGATTCCTATGGGCCGACTTCGCACAACTGGCCGTCGCCACCATAATCATCGTCGGCGTCATCCTGGTCCTACTGCTGCGCGCACTCCTGGCACCGCTCTACCTCTTAGGCACCGTCGTGCTCAACTACCTCGCCTCGCTCGGCATCGGCGTTGTGGTATTCCAATGGGGACTGGGCTACGAAATCGCTTGGCCCGTACCATTACTGGCATTCATCATCCTCGTCGCCGTCGGCGCCGACTACAACATGCTGCTCGTCTCACGGCTCCGCGAAGAATCCGGGACCAACATCCGCGTCGGCGTCCTGCGCACCGTGGCAAACACCGGAGCCGTCATCACCTCAGCTGGTCTGATATTCGCCGCCAGCATGTTCGGCCTCATGGTCGGCTCAGTCGCAATCATGATCCAAGCCGGCCTCATCATCGGCTTCGGATTGCTGCTCGATACCTTCCTCGTGCGCACCCTCACCGTGCCCGCCATCGCCACACTTCTACGCGAAGCCAGCTGGTGGCCTTCCAAAGCAACGCGGACCCCAGTAGCTGACACCGCCACGCAGAAATAA
- a CDS encoding TetR/AcrR family transcriptional regulator yields the protein MRTRSKRWGGRTGAERRAERRQRLIDAATEIWSESGWAAVTMRGVCAKTGLNDRYFYEDFKTRDELLVAAWDGVRNEMLGEVSATLAERIGQPPMETIRVTIAAVVDRIAEDPGRAKILLAQHVGSSPLQDRRAVALQEATHLVIAASEPHLRPEADETALRMDTLVAVGGFVELITAWHAGLLDVIQGEIVEHTSRLAETLAERYLVDDAGL from the coding sequence GTGCGGACGCGGTCGAAGAGATGGGGCGGGCGTACCGGTGCTGAACGCCGGGCGGAGCGCCGTCAGCGCCTCATTGATGCCGCGACGGAAATCTGGAGTGAAAGCGGTTGGGCAGCAGTCACGATGAGAGGAGTGTGCGCCAAAACCGGCCTGAACGACCGTTACTTCTACGAAGACTTCAAGACCCGCGACGAGTTACTTGTCGCTGCATGGGACGGCGTGCGCAACGAGATGCTCGGTGAGGTTTCTGCGACGCTCGCAGAACGCATCGGGCAGCCGCCGATGGAGACCATCCGCGTGACCATCGCCGCGGTGGTCGACCGGATTGCAGAGGATCCGGGCAGGGCGAAGATTCTACTGGCTCAACACGTGGGCAGTTCCCCGCTTCAGGATCGGCGCGCTGTCGCACTGCAGGAGGCGACACACCTGGTGATCGCAGCCAGTGAGCCACACCTGAGGCCGGAAGCCGATGAAACCGCCCTTCGGATGGACACACTGGTGGCCGTTGGTGGCTTCGTCGAATTGATCACCGCATGGCATGCAGGTTTGCTTGACGTCATCCAGGGGGAGATCGTGGAGCACACGAGTCGGCTTGCCGAGACGCTCGCCGAACGTTATTTGGTCGACGACGCTGGCCTCTAA
- a CDS encoding TetR/AcrR family transcriptional regulator → MSAEERHRNRRTRLIEAAMELIGTHGVAAATVTAVCAESGVTSRYFYQHFPDRDALLRAVYQQLYATFQEVIVDAIPDAGAPPEVLAYAPIRGLVSMINNDPRLGRILFVESATEPLLRELRSDMMTGFTDLVLREARLHLDIADSAVGVAHLASTLGVGGLFEVLRRWLDGELEFTTDELVQHCAGFLGSLGSYVLLQNAVESATTKAKPQS, encoded by the coding sequence ATGTCCGCCGAGGAGCGTCACCGGAACAGGCGCACGCGTCTCATCGAGGCCGCGATGGAGTTGATCGGCACGCACGGCGTTGCCGCCGCCACGGTGACTGCCGTATGCGCTGAGTCCGGCGTGACGTCACGCTACTTCTATCAGCATTTCCCTGACAGAGACGCCCTCTTGCGAGCTGTCTACCAGCAGCTCTACGCAACCTTCCAGGAGGTGATAGTTGACGCGATCCCCGATGCCGGCGCCCCACCCGAGGTGCTCGCGTACGCGCCGATCCGCGGGCTGGTCAGCATGATCAACAATGATCCTCGACTGGGTCGGATCTTGTTCGTGGAATCTGCAACGGAGCCGCTGCTTCGGGAGTTACGCAGCGACATGATGACCGGTTTCACCGACCTCGTATTGCGTGAGGCCAGACTTCACCTTGACATCGCCGACTCCGCAGTGGGCGTTGCCCATTTGGCCTCGACATTGGGTGTGGGTGGGTTATTCGAAGTCTTGCGCCGCTGGCTCGACGGAGAACTCGAGTTCACCACCGATGAACTCGTTCAGCACTGCGCAGGTTTCCTGGGCAGCCTCGGCAGCTATGTGCTGCTGCAGAACGCAGTCGAGTCGGCCACGACCAAAGCCAAACCTCAGAGTTAG
- a CDS encoding metal-dependent hydrolase: MSDDSSTRPTTRVVPKPRRVRFDMPAETSRQHFVDGDLVMSHFVSTLSATFPEGEDFFIRSVREYRDHISDADLKEAVKGFIAQEATHRHQHRLLNDRLQAMGYPTEGIDRHIKKLVGRLEKRFSPKMRLAVTAALEHYTATFAEIILTSDEAQELIGYTEVRPILLWHALEECEHKAVAFDVYETVGGSERTRVWGMRIASLLLFTELVIQTTRSLAGDRAAYNPVRLLRSLRAFRHNPLFSRAAIERFRSYTHAGFHPDDWDSAEILERWTKELFDADGGQQLRSNV; the protein is encoded by the coding sequence ATGAGCGACGATTCGTCCACACGGCCCACCACGCGGGTCGTCCCGAAGCCCCGCCGTGTCCGATTCGACATGCCTGCTGAGACCAGTCGGCAGCACTTCGTCGATGGCGACTTGGTGATGAGCCACTTTGTGTCCACCTTGTCGGCCACGTTCCCCGAAGGCGAAGACTTCTTCATCCGGTCAGTCCGCGAGTACCGGGACCACATCAGCGACGCTGACCTGAAGGAGGCGGTCAAGGGATTCATCGCTCAAGAGGCCACCCACCGGCACCAGCATCGGCTGCTCAACGATCGCCTTCAAGCGATGGGCTATCCCACCGAGGGGATCGATCGGCATATCAAGAAGTTGGTTGGCCGACTCGAGAAGCGTTTTTCTCCCAAGATGCGCCTGGCTGTGACGGCAGCCCTCGAGCACTACACGGCGACATTCGCCGAGATCATTCTCACCAGCGACGAAGCTCAAGAACTGATCGGCTACACCGAGGTGCGGCCGATTCTGCTTTGGCACGCACTGGAGGAATGCGAGCACAAGGCCGTCGCTTTCGATGTCTACGAGACGGTCGGTGGAAGCGAACGCACCAGGGTCTGGGGAATGCGGATCGCCAGTCTCCTATTGTTCACCGAGTTGGTCATCCAGACCACCCGCTCTCTGGCCGGCGATCGTGCCGCCTACAACCCGGTGCGGTTGCTGCGCAGCCTTCGAGCCTTCCGTCATAACCCGCTGTTCAGCCGAGCAGCGATTGAGCGCTTCCGTTCCTACACCCACGCCGGGTTCCATCCCGACGACTGGGATAGCGCAGAAATCCTCGAACGTTGGACCAAGGAACTCTTCGACGCCGATGGCGGCCAACAGCTACGGAGTAACGTGTAG
- a CDS encoding carboxymuconolactone decarboxylase family protein has translation MSSQSRVDMLALTDARERAAQCGIPDAMAELSVFRIALHQPPVAVALHGMLEALLWKGALDARLRELIIMRIGWVTDSVYEWTQHWRVARLLDVPERDLLGVRDWQNAGHFGEAERAVLAATDETLRDGTISDETWAECQRALHGDPAVLVELVAAIGNWRLFSALLRSLHVPLEDGLEGWPPDGVRPSVD, from the coding sequence GTGAGCAGCCAAAGCCGGGTTGACATGCTTGCCCTGACAGATGCCCGCGAGCGCGCCGCTCAATGCGGGATTCCGGACGCCATGGCTGAACTGTCTGTTTTCAGGATCGCGCTTCATCAGCCCCCTGTAGCCGTCGCATTGCATGGAATGCTGGAGGCGTTGCTGTGGAAAGGCGCGCTGGATGCGCGGCTACGGGAGCTGATCATCATGCGAATCGGCTGGGTCACTGATTCGGTCTATGAGTGGACGCAACACTGGAGGGTTGCCCGCTTGCTCGATGTGCCCGAACGCGACCTGCTCGGGGTGCGCGACTGGCAGAACGCCGGCCACTTCGGCGAAGCCGAGCGGGCGGTACTGGCGGCGACAGACGAGACGTTGCGTGACGGCACCATCTCGGATGAAACCTGGGCTGAGTGTCAGCGCGCGTTGCACGGGGACCCGGCCGTCCTCGTCGAACTCGTCGCCGCGATCGGGAATTGGAGATTGTTCTCAGCGCTGCTGCGGTCCTTGCACGTGCCGCTAGAAGACGGCCTCGAAGGATGGCCCCCTGACGGAGTTCGACCCTCCGTTGACTGA
- a CDS encoding zinc-dependent alcohol dehydrogenase, with translation MNADALVLTKPRTLERRHLPVPRIDDESGLLRIEACGLCGTDHEQFSGHLPTGFAFIPGHEIIGVIEGIGDAARERWGVSVGQRVAVEVFRSCRECDSCGRGEYRRCSSNGLATMFGFVDVNIPPGLWGGYATHLHLPFDSMPLPVPDGLDPIVATLFNPLGAGIKWAAMLPETSPGDVVAVLGPGIRGICAAVAAKEAGAAFVAMTGVGPRDRTRLAAAHQFGVDLTIDVTEDDPAQALQMATGRLADVVVDVTAKAPAAFADAVGLAQPGGRVVVAGTRGGGGAPGFEPDLLVFKELRIFGSLGVDYPAYQSAIELLVSRRWPFEELHREITGFAGLPGLLDLLAGNEPDRVPALHNVFVPIA, from the coding sequence GTGAACGCCGACGCGCTCGTGCTGACCAAGCCGCGCACCCTTGAACGGCGGCATCTTCCGGTGCCGCGCATCGACGACGAGTCCGGTCTCCTGCGGATCGAGGCGTGCGGGCTCTGCGGAACCGACCACGAGCAGTTCAGCGGACACCTGCCGACGGGGTTCGCCTTCATCCCCGGACACGAGATCATCGGCGTCATCGAGGGAATCGGTGACGCCGCGCGCGAGCGTTGGGGCGTCTCGGTGGGTCAGCGAGTCGCCGTCGAGGTGTTCCGATCGTGTCGGGAGTGCGACTCGTGCGGCCGCGGCGAGTATCGCAGGTGCTCGAGCAACGGCCTCGCCACCATGTTCGGCTTCGTCGACGTGAACATCCCGCCCGGCCTGTGGGGAGGCTATGCAACCCACCTGCATCTGCCGTTCGATTCCATGCCGTTGCCGGTCCCGGACGGACTCGACCCGATCGTCGCGACGTTGTTCAATCCGCTTGGGGCAGGGATCAAATGGGCTGCCATGTTGCCCGAGACAAGCCCGGGCGACGTCGTCGCGGTCCTCGGACCAGGGATCCGCGGGATTTGTGCTGCCGTAGCCGCCAAGGAGGCCGGAGCGGCATTCGTCGCGATGACCGGGGTCGGCCCTCGCGACCGAACTCGGCTAGCCGCAGCCCACCAGTTCGGCGTGGACCTGACCATCGACGTCACCGAAGACGACCCGGCGCAGGCCCTGCAAATGGCGACCGGCCGGCTCGCAGATGTCGTCGTCGACGTCACCGCGAAGGCGCCAGCCGCATTCGCGGACGCCGTCGGACTCGCGCAGCCCGGCGGACGCGTGGTGGTCGCGGGCACACGCGGCGGCGGCGGAGCGCCGGGCTTCGAGCCAGACCTGCTCGTATTCAAGGAACTACGCATCTTCGGTTCGTTGGGGGTCGACTACCCCGCCTACCAGAGCGCCATCGAGCTGCTGGTCTCTAGGCGTTGGCCCTTCGAAGAATTGCACCGCGAGATCACCGGTTTCGCCGGCCTGCCCGGGCTGCTCGACCTTCTGGCCGGCAACGAGCCGGACCGGGTCCCCGCTCTGCACAACGTCTTTGTGCCGATCGCCTGA
- a CDS encoding acetyl-CoA acetyltransferase — MAIPPRTPVVVGVGELTHRGEGTVDPIDLAAEAARRALHDASAAIGHRIDTVATPGILMIPRDNPASRIAEATGLTPDHRISCPVGGNTPQYLVEVLGRRIWRGVSDGALIVGAESGASARKVASGSALLEPKPIAAQDESLGDTRPGLSEAEVGAGLHWPHEVYPIFESAIAARSGRTFDEQRRWLGDLMAPFTVEASRHLEQAWFPRARSADELSTVSPANRMVCEPYPKLLNSIIAVDMAAAFVIMAAEVAEELGVPSDRWVFPWSSATCNDVYFPVQRPDLGRSAGIRAAGKAVLAASGLHIDDIRWFDFYSCFPSAVEAAIDALDLDPADDRGFTVTGGLPYHGGPGNNYVSHSIVEMVRRCRSDPDAVGLVSGLGWYITKHSLGLWSATPPPTGWQTPDMADAQSAIDGTSLPVASPADASGEATIDGYTVVHDRDQGPSWVPIFARMTDGRRVAARSDDAEVAVAMSRDMCVGHQVAVRQADGHVEFELS; from the coding sequence TTGGCCATCCCACCACGCACTCCGGTTGTCGTCGGCGTCGGTGAACTGACACATCGCGGTGAAGGCACCGTCGATCCCATCGATTTGGCCGCCGAGGCCGCGCGTCGAGCGCTGCATGATGCTTCGGCCGCGATCGGGCATCGCATCGATACCGTGGCGACGCCCGGAATCTTGATGATCCCACGCGACAACCCCGCGTCGAGGATTGCCGAAGCGACTGGGCTGACGCCGGATCATCGCATCAGTTGTCCGGTCGGCGGCAACACCCCCCAGTATCTGGTCGAGGTCCTCGGCCGCCGCATTTGGCGCGGCGTCAGCGACGGGGCTCTGATCGTCGGAGCGGAAAGCGGCGCGTCAGCACGCAAAGTCGCATCCGGTAGCGCACTTTTGGAGCCCAAACCCATCGCAGCACAGGACGAGTCACTCGGTGACACCCGCCCGGGACTGAGCGAAGCCGAGGTGGGCGCCGGGTTACATTGGCCGCACGAGGTGTACCCGATCTTCGAATCCGCGATCGCGGCCCGATCAGGCCGCACATTCGACGAACAGCGCCGCTGGCTGGGTGACTTGATGGCTCCGTTCACGGTTGAGGCGTCCCGACATCTCGAGCAGGCCTGGTTTCCGCGTGCCCGTAGCGCAGACGAGCTCAGCACGGTCTCCCCGGCTAACCGGATGGTGTGCGAGCCGTATCCGAAGCTGCTCAACAGCATCATCGCCGTGGATATGGCTGCCGCTTTCGTGATCATGGCCGCCGAAGTCGCCGAGGAACTCGGAGTGCCCAGTGATCGTTGGGTCTTCCCGTGGTCGTCGGCCACATGCAACGACGTGTATTTCCCGGTTCAGCGGCCTGATCTGGGTCGTTCCGCCGGAATAAGGGCCGCCGGCAAGGCGGTATTGGCGGCCAGTGGACTTCACATCGACGACATTAGATGGTTTGATTTCTACTCTTGCTTTCCTTCCGCGGTCGAGGCGGCGATCGACGCCTTGGATCTCGACCCGGCGGATGACCGCGGGTTCACGGTGACCGGCGGACTGCCCTACCACGGAGGGCCGGGTAACAACTATGTCAGCCATTCGATCGTCGAGATGGTGCGACGCTGCAGGAGCGACCCGGACGCCGTCGGGCTCGTGTCCGGACTGGGCTGGTACATCACAAAGCACTCGCTGGGTCTGTGGTCGGCGACTCCACCGCCAACGGGATGGCAGACTCCGGACATGGCCGATGCGCAGTCTGCGATCGACGGCACCTCCCTCCCGGTCGCTTCTCCCGCCGACGCATCCGGAGAGGCGACCATAGATGGATACACGGTCGTGCACGACCGTGACCAAGGCCCCTCCTGGGTGCCGATTTTCGCGCGCATGACCGACGGCCGCCGCGTCGCGGCGCGCAGTGACGATGCCGAGGTGGCGGTGGCAATGTCACGAGACATGTGCGTCGGACACCAAGTCGCCGTGCGGCAGGCGGACGGACACGTCGAATTCGAACTGTCGTGA
- a CDS encoding TetR/AcrR family transcriptional regulator, with protein sequence MARDRLLDAAETCLQGKGLSGTTMEDIARHAGVSRATVYRYFASRESVVSGVIVRAAERYLHRTSGRILAHTDLGSAILDFVAVTVRAARREPIIGMLFASDDELAGVGLAEGTSVALFELVAEFLRPVFAAHWHQLEAGVSVDDAAEWILRIILSLLAVRGPRHRSPEGIDAFLRRFLLPALLADTHSCIAATTAE encoded by the coding sequence ATGGCGCGCGATCGCCTACTCGACGCCGCCGAAACGTGCCTGCAAGGCAAGGGGCTGTCGGGCACCACGATGGAGGATATCGCCAGGCATGCGGGCGTATCGCGCGCCACGGTCTATCGCTACTTCGCTAGTCGCGAATCCGTCGTATCCGGTGTCATCGTCCGCGCAGCGGAACGCTACCTGCACCGCACCAGCGGACGGATCTTGGCGCACACCGACTTGGGCTCTGCCATATTGGACTTCGTTGCAGTCACGGTGCGCGCGGCACGCCGCGAACCGATAATCGGCATGCTCTTCGCCAGCGACGATGAACTCGCCGGCGTGGGACTGGCCGAGGGAACGTCGGTGGCGCTGTTCGAACTCGTCGCCGAGTTTCTGCGACCCGTGTTCGCCGCACACTGGCATCAACTCGAAGCCGGCGTTTCGGTCGATGACGCCGCCGAATGGATTTTGCGCATCATCCTCAGCTTGCTCGCGGTTCGCGGCCCCCGGCACCGCAGCCCCGAAGGAATCGATGCTTTCTTGCGCCGATTCCTGCTTCCCGCGCTACTGGCCGACACTCACAGTTGCATTGCTGCGACAACTGCGGAGTAG
- a CDS encoding alpha/beta fold hydrolase, with product MTSTFERVRNEDGTALAADVYRHESARAVVILLHGGGQNRHAWATTARRLHARGYTVVAYDARGHGDSEWDPDGRYDLDRLASDLLSIRRYASDGRPPAVVGASLGGMTVLGTHLVAPADLWGAVVLVDITPRMEFHGARRVVSFMGAHPDGFDTLDAAADVIAQYNRHRARPKNLDGLRKVLQQRDDGRWIWRWDPAFIASNFEFLQGDPATGAKEFGAISDLLIEGARRVRAPTLLIRGVHSDVTSQQSVEEFLEVVPHAEAVDVSGTGHMVAGDDNDAFTSAVADFLDRTLNDSSD from the coding sequence ATGACCTCAACGTTCGAGCGCGTCCGCAACGAAGACGGAACCGCCCTTGCAGCCGATGTCTACCGACACGAATCCGCCCGCGCGGTCGTCATACTGCTGCACGGCGGTGGACAGAACCGCCATGCCTGGGCGACTACCGCGCGCCGCTTACACGCGCGCGGGTATACCGTCGTCGCTTACGACGCCCGCGGTCACGGCGACAGCGAGTGGGACCCCGATGGTCGATACGATCTCGACCGACTTGCATCCGACCTGCTGTCGATTCGCCGATATGCCAGCGATGGCCGCCCGCCAGCTGTCGTTGGCGCATCCTTGGGCGGCATGACGGTGTTGGGAACGCATTTGGTGGCGCCTGCCGATCTGTGGGGAGCCGTCGTACTGGTCGACATAACTCCGCGAATGGAGTTTCACGGAGCACGCCGCGTCGTGTCTTTCATGGGCGCCCATCCCGACGGATTCGATACGCTCGACGCGGCCGCGGACGTCATTGCCCAGTACAACCGGCATCGCGCTCGGCCCAAGAACTTGGACGGTCTCCGAAAGGTCTTGCAGCAGCGCGACGACGGTCGGTGGATCTGGCGATGGGATCCGGCGTTCATAGCTTCCAACTTCGAGTTCCTGCAGGGCGACCCAGCAACTGGTGCCAAAGAATTCGGCGCCATAAGCGACCTTCTCATCGAAGGGGCCCGCCGCGTGCGAGCACCAACGCTTCTCATTCGCGGCGTTCACTCCGACGTGACGTCGCAGCAGTCGGTCGAGGAGTTCCTCGAAGTCGTACCGCACGCCGAGGCTGTCGACGTTTCGGGCACGGGCCACATGGTTGCGGGCGACGACAACGACGCCTTCACTTCGGCAGTCGCAGATTTTCTCGACCGCACGCTGAACGACTCGTCGGACTGA